The following are encoded in a window of Candidatus Polarisedimenticolaceae bacterium genomic DNA:
- a CDS encoding TonB family protein, producing MDRMGAEIRKVGRPMRWAALAIALGALAGHGWAATDSSCARWELEGLAPGMSAEEVLAKRPAAGMRSLLREPGGVETSGVHYPGPPLDLYVEFDGRIDRRPPPRAVRVRVAMPPSPTAAREILERFGPPRVGAVELENGLHEGTAVWVDDRCGVVLTAQVPPADWWLPRVGLVLELQPLGFVRSGIAIANAGLKRTLEQVGATAEPTATPPVVDEVVEEPPATPPVVEEIVEEPPVTPPVVDEIVEEPPATPPVVDEVVEEPPATQPVVDEVVEKPPVSEPPAKPATIATWRPAIKAPAAAPPNPAPPATIATWKPGAAAAPSRDNGNAKPPTDRPAERIAFVPAVVPPTAKWLGLKGEVTLKVLVKVDGSVANPRVVVARPAGRGFEEAAVDAARQWRYAPAVVGGRPVDSELVIRIDFE from the coding sequence ATGGACCGAATGGGCGCAGAAATACGGAAGGTCGGACGCCCGATGCGATGGGCCGCGCTCGCGATCGCGCTCGGCGCGCTTGCCGGCCACGGATGGGCGGCGACCGACTCCTCCTGCGCGCGCTGGGAGCTCGAGGGCCTCGCGCCGGGAATGAGCGCCGAGGAGGTCCTCGCGAAGCGACCCGCCGCGGGGATGCGTTCGCTCCTGCGCGAACCCGGTGGCGTCGAGACATCGGGCGTGCATTACCCCGGCCCTCCGCTCGACCTGTACGTGGAGTTCGACGGTCGTATCGACCGGCGGCCGCCGCCCCGCGCGGTGCGGGTTCGCGTTGCGATGCCGCCTTCCCCCACGGCTGCACGCGAGATCCTCGAACGATTCGGCCCGCCCCGAGTGGGAGCCGTCGAACTCGAGAACGGTCTCCACGAAGGCACCGCGGTGTGGGTCGACGACCGCTGCGGCGTCGTCCTCACCGCCCAGGTCCCGCCCGCCGACTGGTGGCTGCCGCGGGTCGGGCTGGTCCTCGAGCTGCAGCCTCTCGGCTTCGTCCGAAGCGGCATCGCAATCGCGAATGCGGGGTTGAAGCGGACCCTGGAGCAGGTCGGCGCGACCGCGGAGCCCACCGCGACCCCGCCCGTGGTGGACGAGGTCGTCGAGGAACCCCCCGCGACACCGCCCGTCGTCGAGGAGATCGTCGAGGAACCCCCCGTGACACCGCCCGTCGTCGACGAGATCGTCGAGGAACCGCCCGCGACACCGCCCGTCGTCGACGAGGTCGTCGAGGAACCCCCCGCGACCCAGCCCGTCGTCGACGAGGTCGTCGAGAAGCCCCCCGTCTCCGAGCCGCCGGCCAAACCTGCGACGATCGCCACCTGGCGCCCCGCGATCAAGGCTCCCGCCGCCGCCCCGCCGAACCCTGCGCCGCCCGCGACCATCGCCACCTGGAAACCCGGCGCGGCGGCCGCGCCGTCGCGGGACAACGGGAACGCCAAGCCACCCACGGATCGCCCCGCGGAACGGATCGCGTTCGTTCCGGCGGTGGTTCCGCCGACTGCGAAGTGGCTGGGGTTGAAGGGGGAGGTGACCCTGAAGGTGCTCGTGAAGGTGGACGGCTCCGTGGCCAATCCTCGAGTGGTGGTCGCGCGGCCGGCGGGTCGGGGATTCGAGGAAGCCGCAGTGGATGCGGCGCGACAATGGCGTTATGCGCCCGCCGTCGTCGGGGGAAGGCCGGTCGATTCGGAGCTCGTGATTCGCATCGACTTCGAATGA
- a CDS encoding M48 family metallopeptidase, translating into MRIEPLRRILNLGILVTLSALVASGAAAQTKIKPGFNLFSTEQDLEIGRQSATEVESQLPILHDRKADAYINAVGQRLAAAMPGTKFPYQFKIVNASDINAFALPGGYMYLNRGLIDAAKNEGQLAGVMAHEMAHVALRHGTNQASKAYMGQAGLGLLGGLLTKDDKAPNKVIGAVGGFGLNALFLKFSRTDEEQADVVGAQAMARAGYDPQDMVDFFELLNSKQAREPSKVEQFFSSHPAPEGRANRIRNEMKLLTVRETAPVGNLRRTQTTLAGMPAAKSMQQIATNKPATPSPRAVSNTRYGDLRIEVPATSYRTFAHRNGSYQIEYPSNWTPSQAADGFGVTIAPEGGFVDAGGAEKDLIYGVVINHYQPFLNDPDPAVDRFSFQGAVGARNVSRTNLAEATRDLVGQILRTNPSLTPVPDSERIDTIDGASAISLVLSGRSAVTGEEERVTVFTRELADDHVVYALFIAPGQDYAELKSTFNHMIGTLRVTDTTTHR; encoded by the coding sequence ATGAGAATCGAACCCCTTCGACGGATCCTGAACCTCGGTATCCTCGTGACGCTGTCGGCTCTGGTCGCGAGCGGCGCCGCGGCGCAGACGAAGATCAAGCCCGGCTTCAACCTCTTCTCGACGGAACAGGACCTCGAGATCGGTCGTCAGTCCGCGACCGAGGTCGAAAGCCAATTGCCCATCCTCCACGACCGTAAGGCAGACGCCTACATCAACGCCGTGGGGCAGCGCCTCGCGGCGGCCATGCCCGGAACGAAGTTCCCCTACCAGTTCAAGATCGTGAACGCCTCGGACATCAACGCGTTCGCCCTGCCCGGCGGGTACATGTACCTGAATCGCGGGCTCATCGACGCCGCGAAGAACGAAGGCCAACTCGCCGGCGTCATGGCCCACGAGATGGCCCACGTGGCCCTTCGGCACGGCACCAACCAGGCGTCGAAGGCCTACATGGGGCAGGCGGGCCTTGGCCTCCTCGGCGGGCTCCTCACCAAAGACGACAAGGCACCCAACAAGGTGATCGGCGCGGTCGGCGGCTTCGGGCTCAACGCCCTGTTCCTGAAGTTCAGCCGCACCGACGAGGAACAGGCGGACGTCGTGGGAGCACAGGCGATGGCCCGGGCCGGCTACGACCCGCAGGACATGGTCGACTTCTTCGAGCTGCTCAACTCCAAGCAGGCGCGCGAACCGAGCAAGGTGGAGCAGTTCTTCAGCAGCCATCCGGCTCCCGAAGGACGCGCGAACCGCATCCGGAACGAGATGAAGCTGCTGACCGTGCGCGAGACCGCGCCGGTGGGGAACCTCCGCAGGACCCAGACGACGCTGGCTGGGATGCCGGCCGCGAAGTCGATGCAGCAAATCGCCACGAACAAGCCCGCCACCCCGTCGCCGCGCGCGGTATCGAATACGCGGTACGGCGACCTCCGCATCGAGGTGCCCGCGACGTCCTATCGGACGTTCGCGCATCGCAACGGTTCCTACCAGATCGAATACCCGTCGAACTGGACCCCCAGCCAGGCGGCCGACGGTTTCGGCGTGACGATCGCGCCCGAGGGCGGGTTCGTGGACGCGGGCGGCGCCGAGAAGGACCTGATCTACGGCGTCGTCATCAATCACTACCAGCCGTTCCTGAACGACCCCGATCCGGCCGTCGATCGGTTCTCGTTCCAGGGAGCCGTCGGCGCGCGGAACGTAAGTCGAACGAACCTCGCCGAGGCGACTCGCGACCTCGTCGGTCAGATTCTCCGCACCAATCCCTCGCTGACGCCGGTCCCCGACTCCGAGCGCATCGACACGATCGACGGCGCCTCCGCCATCTCGCTCGTGTTGTCCGGACGCTCCGCGGTGACGGGCGAAGAGGAGCGGGTGACGGTGTTCACCCGCGAGTTGGCCGACGATCACGTCGTGTACGCGCTGTTCATCGCCCCCGGGCAGGACTACGCCGAGCTCAAGTCGACCTTCAACCACATGATCGGGACCCTTCGCGTCACCGATACCACCACCCATCGATGA
- a CDS encoding CHAT domain-containing protein, which yields MKRLARRTLLGVAILAAAPAPVRAVTIESCEAGLRGTGHAVDRWACFFMAAREQKAWPEVRRRLEAAVAVDPANDAARIVLAGVLADLRDPGADASYRRAIDGFVAGGDAYAEARARVWYAMYLGYGGRNAEAEEQLGAASSAAARSEDAVVGARVEAQRGWQAIRLADYAAARAAFERAGTVAFREGPDDLASAVAGGLGAVAWATGRYREGLEAYLADAERCRIRGDRFEESTQRSNAAVLAGRLLERGEISVEEVTGLVQAAVDSAVAAGNPAAEAAACLLLARLRSVPDERQGELARRALDVGRNLGNARLEVQALRALAVRSRQPDEALALVDEAIDAAKTRGSPDEVVRSLFARSHVQWRFARRAEAIAACEAAFDAVDALHAGQSDTLIAARVAAEWGSWYATCAGRTLGDGEPSDEDLAVAFEMAERGRRGSATLASLRRTLADDEAMLVFQLSTRLEHPEIHLFDDRGGSWVFVIERERVRVVPVGESVELEPRIELYLGLVDASDPGASRAGRRLHAELFEAPLRTVAPTVRRLVVVPDRGMHRLPVAALPTGEGDARLASRYEISIAPSASAWLAARGGASVPPSALAVADPETKDSAQVAVFRSAYGRIPRAVDEATWLVRLLGGESRVVTAEAASERFIKTTDLAPYGVVHFAAHAVVDDARPDRAAIVLARGDPSEDGLLTAAEIAALDLRGRVVVLSACSSAGGELLSGEGVFGLTRAFFRAGARAVVASLWPVRDDDAAAFVSDLAAELARGRRLSDGFARVRRDRIEAGVADVAWAGFELYGDGAVVVAPGGSGTVWSRIAPLRAVHPGGLVVGIVAAGLVVVVGRRVVPLLAKPPREKGEHASREPRR from the coding sequence GTGAAACGGCTCGCCCGGCGCACGCTGCTGGGCGTCGCGATCCTGGCGGCGGCTCCGGCGCCGGTGCGCGCCGTGACGATCGAGTCGTGCGAGGCGGGGCTGCGGGGAACCGGACACGCCGTCGATCGCTGGGCCTGTTTCTTCATGGCCGCGCGCGAGCAGAAGGCCTGGCCCGAGGTCAGGCGGCGGCTCGAGGCGGCGGTGGCGGTCGATCCGGCGAACGACGCCGCCCGCATCGTTCTGGCGGGGGTCCTGGCGGACCTGCGTGATCCCGGGGCCGACGCGTCGTACCGCCGGGCCATCGACGGGTTCGTCGCGGGAGGCGACGCCTACGCCGAGGCCCGCGCGCGCGTCTGGTACGCGATGTACCTGGGGTACGGCGGCCGGAACGCGGAGGCGGAGGAACAGCTCGGGGCGGCTTCGTCGGCCGCGGCGCGATCGGAGGACGCGGTCGTCGGCGCGCGCGTGGAGGCCCAGCGCGGATGGCAGGCGATCCGCCTCGCCGACTATGCGGCGGCGCGCGCCGCGTTCGAGCGCGCCGGGACGGTCGCTTTCCGAGAGGGTCCCGACGACCTCGCCTCCGCGGTCGCGGGGGGTCTCGGGGCCGTCGCCTGGGCGACGGGCCGTTACCGCGAGGGGCTGGAGGCCTACCTCGCCGACGCCGAGCGCTGTCGCATCCGCGGCGACCGGTTCGAGGAGTCGACGCAGCGCTCGAACGCCGCGGTCCTCGCCGGACGCCTGCTCGAGCGAGGGGAGATCTCCGTCGAGGAAGTCACGGGTCTCGTGCAGGCGGCGGTCGACAGCGCCGTCGCCGCAGGTAACCCCGCCGCCGAGGCCGCGGCCTGCCTGCTGCTCGCGCGGCTGCGGTCCGTCCCCGACGAGCGACAGGGGGAGCTCGCCCGTCGGGCCCTGGACGTCGGGCGGAACCTGGGGAACGCGCGCCTCGAGGTACAGGCGCTGCGCGCCCTCGCGGTGCGCAGCCGGCAACCCGACGAGGCCCTGGCCCTCGTCGACGAGGCGATCGACGCGGCGAAAACGCGCGGGAGCCCCGACGAAGTCGTGCGAAGCCTCTTCGCCCGGAGTCACGTGCAGTGGAGGTTCGCGCGACGCGCCGAGGCGATCGCGGCCTGCGAGGCGGCCTTCGATGCGGTCGATGCGCTGCACGCGGGGCAGTCCGACACGCTGATCGCCGCCCGGGTCGCGGCGGAGTGGGGGAGCTGGTACGCGACCTGCGCGGGCAGGACCCTGGGTGACGGCGAACCTTCCGACGAGGATCTGGCGGTCGCCTTCGAGATGGCCGAACGGGGGCGGCGAGGCTCCGCGACGCTCGCGTCGCTCCGCCGCACGCTCGCCGACGACGAGGCCATGCTCGTCTTCCAGCTCTCCACGCGGCTCGAACATCCCGAGATCCACCTCTTCGACGACCGCGGGGGGTCGTGGGTGTTCGTCATCGAGCGGGAGCGCGTCCGCGTCGTGCCGGTCGGCGAGTCGGTGGAGCTCGAGCCGAGGATCGAGCTTTACCTGGGCCTGGTCGACGCGAGCGATCCCGGCGCGTCGCGCGCGGGGCGGCGACTGCACGCCGAGCTCTTCGAAGCGCCGCTGCGCACGGTCGCTCCGACGGTGCGGCGCCTCGTCGTCGTCCCCGATCGGGGGATGCACCGCCTCCCCGTGGCCGCGCTGCCGACCGGCGAAGGCGACGCCCGCCTGGCCTCACGCTACGAGATCTCGATCGCCCCTTCAGCGTCCGCGTGGCTCGCCGCGCGCGGCGGAGCATCGGTTCCGCCGTCGGCGCTCGCCGTCGCCGACCCGGAGACGAAGGACTCGGCGCAGGTCGCGGTCTTCCGTTCCGCCTACGGGAGGATCCCCCGGGCGGTGGACGAGGCGACGTGGCTCGTGCGACTGCTCGGCGGCGAGAGCCGCGTCGTCACCGCGGAGGCGGCCTCCGAACGGTTCATCAAGACGACCGATCTCGCCCCTTACGGGGTCGTGCACTTCGCCGCGCATGCGGTCGTGGACGACGCCCGTCCGGATCGCGCGGCGATCGTCCTGGCCCGCGGGGATCCTTCCGAGGACGGACTGCTGACCGCCGCCGAGATCGCGGCGCTCGACCTCAGGGGCCGGGTGGTCGTCCTGTCCGCGTGCTCGAGCGCCGGGGGGGAGCTCCTGTCCGGAGAGGGCGTGTTCGGGTTGACCCGCGCCTTCTTCCGGGCCGGTGCGCGAGCCGTGGTGGCCTCGTTGTGGCCGGTTCGCGACGACGACGCGGCGGCCTTCGTGAGCGATCTGGCCGCGGAGCTGGCCCGCGGACGGCGGCTGTCCGACGGCTTCGCCCGCGTCCGGCGCGACCGGATCGAGGCCGGCGTCGCGGACGTCGCCTGGGCGGGCTTCGAGCTGTACGGGGACGGGGCCGTGGTCGTCGCACCGGGGGGAAGCGGCACCGTTTGGTCGCGGATCGCGCCGCTTCGCGCGGTCCACCCGGGCGGGCTCGTCGTCGGTATCGTAGCGGCCGGCCTCGTCGTCGTCGTGGGTCGACGCGTGGTTCCCCTGCTCGCGAAGCCTCCTCGCGAGAAGGGGGAGCACGCGTCGCGGGAACCTCGGCGATAA
- a CDS encoding sigma-70 family RNA polymerase sigma factor, which produces MSVPREPDGAIEHSSEPEIGHDQLRARLAEAVRRICPWWLRSQADDLVGVAITRIVAAQESREGNWRATPFYVQRAAFSALVDEIRRRRRSREVQAPEGLEEGMIVDERGDPERAAASREIARGLRACLATLAADRRLACVVRLQGHSVPEGARILGWSEKRTENLVYRGMADLRRCLEAKGLKP; this is translated from the coding sequence ATGAGCGTTCCGCGCGAGCCCGACGGCGCGATCGAGCACTCGAGCGAACCGGAGATCGGGCACGACCAGCTGCGGGCCAGGCTCGCCGAGGCGGTGCGACGCATCTGCCCCTGGTGGCTACGCTCGCAAGCCGACGATCTCGTCGGGGTCGCGATCACGCGCATCGTGGCGGCGCAGGAGTCGCGTGAGGGGAACTGGAGGGCGACGCCGTTCTATGTCCAGCGAGCGGCGTTCAGCGCCCTGGTCGACGAGATCCGTCGGCGACGGCGCAGCCGGGAGGTTCAGGCCCCGGAGGGCCTCGAGGAGGGCATGATCGTCGACGAACGGGGCGATCCGGAGCGCGCCGCCGCCTCGCGCGAGATCGCCCGCGGACTTCGCGCCTGTCTCGCGACGCTCGCGGCCGACCGTCGGCTCGCCTGCGTCGTTCGCTTGCAGGGACATTCCGTTCCCGAGGGAGCGCGCATTCTCGGCTGGTCCGAGAAGCGGACCGAGAATCTGGTCTACCGGGGCATGGCGGATCTCCGCCGCTGCCTCGAGGCGAAAGGGCTCAAGCCGTGA
- a CDS encoding response regulator, translating into MTFGVVASEEPLVAELIALAFESAGHVGLVFEDLRHATRVLQELHVDLIVLDMDPPDGSGLEWLETMATEWPDLSSRTLLLSRTSLSPEEAARVGKLRVEVVHTPFSLVAVERVVTGQLQKAGFEPYAPESLGWKRDPRAEFVN; encoded by the coding sequence GTGACTTTCGGCGTTGTCGCGAGCGAAGAGCCCCTCGTGGCGGAGTTGATCGCGCTGGCGTTCGAGTCGGCGGGACACGTCGGCCTCGTCTTCGAGGATCTCAGGCACGCCACTCGAGTGCTCCAGGAGCTCCACGTCGACTTGATCGTCCTGGACATGGATCCACCCGACGGGAGCGGACTCGAGTGGCTGGAGACCATGGCCACGGAGTGGCCCGATCTCTCCTCGCGAACGCTGCTGCTCTCGCGAACCTCGCTGTCGCCCGAGGAGGCGGCCCGCGTCGGGAAGCTCCGAGTCGAAGTCGTCCACACGCCGTTCTCCCTCGTCGCCGTCGAACGCGTCGTGACGGGGCAGCTGCAGAAAGCCGGATTCGAGCCGTACGCGCCGGAGAGCCTCGGATGGAAACGGGATCCCCGCGCCGAATTCGTGAACTAG
- a CDS encoding cation:proton antiporter, which produces MHDVPLLINITVALGMAFLGGIAARKLGLPTIVGYLLAGIAIGPFTPGFVSDLETIRQLAELGVIFLMFGVGLHFSFSDLRRVRDIAIPGALVQTALATAAGVVLTRSWGWSWSAGLVLGLSISVASTVVLLRGLMDHSLLNTSHGRVAVGWLVMEDLFSVLILLLMPAMASGQDGIDWAHLTRTLLTAAAFVGIMLVAGVRIIPWLLERIAHMRSRELFVLVVLAITLGTAMAASELFGVSLALGAFLAGAVISESKLSHQVGADIFTFREAFSVLFFVSVGMLVNPAFLWTHLGQVALLTLLVVVGKGLIVILMGLFFSRPARTFLVVAVGLSQIGEFSFILGQAGLSLGLLDLDQYSLLLAGAALSITVNPFLFRARPRLETLLRRVPGYWKPQESLRPLSGVAEERLTEHVVVVGFGRVGKHLVDVLQSLRVPFVVIESDIDRIAVLNERGIPALYGDAANSEVVTQVALERARALVSTVPEDSAALVIVTSARDINPNLRIIARAATAEGVRRLAKAGAHHVIHPELEGGLELVHHTLLSLGYPLRQSHEYAESVRRDHYDARIDSDAEHRSLEELLRASKGLEITWMGLSRGSPLIGKTLAEADVRSRTGASVVALIRRGTLVPNPKSSTVFEDGDRVAVIGEDRQIDAARRIAESRD; this is translated from the coding sequence GTGCACGATGTCCCCCTGCTGATCAACATCACCGTCGCCTTGGGGATGGCGTTCCTCGGCGGGATCGCCGCAAGGAAACTCGGGCTTCCGACGATCGTCGGCTACCTGCTGGCCGGGATCGCCATCGGGCCGTTCACGCCGGGGTTCGTCAGCGACCTGGAGACGATCCGGCAACTGGCCGAACTCGGCGTCATCTTCCTCATGTTCGGCGTCGGGCTGCATTTCTCGTTCTCCGACCTCCGGCGGGTCCGCGACATCGCGATTCCCGGCGCGCTGGTCCAGACCGCGCTCGCCACCGCGGCCGGCGTGGTCCTCACGCGGTCGTGGGGATGGTCCTGGAGCGCGGGTCTCGTGCTCGGGCTGTCGATCTCCGTGGCCAGCACCGTCGTGTTGCTGCGCGGGTTGATGGACCATTCCCTGCTGAACACCTCGCACGGCCGGGTTGCGGTCGGCTGGCTCGTCATGGAGGACCTGTTCTCCGTCCTGATCCTCCTGTTGATGCCGGCCATGGCCAGCGGGCAGGACGGGATCGACTGGGCTCATCTGACCCGGACGCTCCTGACCGCGGCGGCGTTCGTCGGGATCATGCTCGTGGCGGGCGTGCGGATCATCCCGTGGCTTCTCGAGCGCATCGCGCACATGCGGTCCCGTGAGCTGTTCGTCCTGGTCGTGCTGGCGATCACGCTCGGAACCGCCATGGCCGCTTCGGAGCTGTTCGGGGTGTCGTTGGCCCTCGGAGCCTTCCTCGCGGGGGCCGTCATCAGCGAATCCAAGCTGAGCCACCAGGTGGGAGCCGACATCTTCACGTTTCGCGAGGCCTTCTCGGTGCTGTTCTTCGTCTCCGTGGGCATGCTCGTGAACCCCGCCTTTCTGTGGACACACCTCGGCCAGGTCGCGCTGCTGACGCTTCTGGTGGTGGTCGGCAAGGGCCTGATCGTCATCCTGATGGGGTTGTTCTTCTCGAGGCCGGCGCGCACGTTCCTGGTGGTCGCGGTGGGACTGAGCCAGATCGGCGAGTTCTCGTTCATCCTGGGGCAGGCGGGGTTGTCGCTCGGCCTGCTCGATCTCGATCAGTACTCGCTCCTCCTCGCCGGCGCCGCGCTCTCCATCACCGTCAACCCGTTCCTGTTCCGCGCCCGTCCGCGCCTGGAGACGCTTCTCCGCCGCGTCCCGGGTTACTGGAAGCCGCAGGAATCGCTGCGGCCCCTCTCGGGGGTCGCGGAGGAGCGGCTGACGGAGCACGTCGTGGTCGTCGGGTTCGGGCGGGTCGGGAAACACCTCGTCGACGTGCTCCAGTCGCTCCGGGTCCCGTTCGTCGTCATCGAATCGGACATCGACCGCATCGCCGTCCTCAACGAGCGGGGCATCCCCGCGCTGTACGGCGATGCCGCCAACTCGGAGGTCGTCACGCAGGTGGCGCTCGAGCGGGCGCGCGCGCTCGTGAGCACGGTTCCGGAGGACAGCGCGGCCCTCGTGATCGTGACCTCGGCGAGGGACATCAACCCGAACCTGAGGATCATCGCCCGTGCCGCGACGGCAGAGGGCGTTCGGCGCTTGGCGAAAGCCGGCGCGCATCACGTCATTCACCCCGAGCTCGAGGGAGGCCTCGAGCTCGTCCACCACACGCTGTTGAGCCTGGGTTATCCCCTGCGTCAGTCCCACGAGTACGCGGAATCCGTCCGGAGGGATCACTACGACGCGCGGATCGATTCGGACGCCGAGCACCGGTCGCTCGAGGAGCTGCTCCGCGCCTCGAAGGGCCTCGAGATCACGTGGATGGGGCTCTCGCGGGGCAGCCCGTTGATCGGCAAGACGCTGGCCGAGGCCGATGTGCGCTCGCGCACCGGCGCGTCGGTGGTGGCCCTGATCCGGCGCGGGACGCTCGTCCCGAACCCGAAGTCGTCCACCGTCTTCGAGGACGGGGATCGCGTCGCCGTGATCGGCGAGGACCGCCAGATCGACGCCGCCCGGAGGATCGCCGAGAGCCGCGATTGA